The genomic window AAAATAGCGCACAAGCACTTTATCGCTACTTCTTTGAAGAAGCTAACATCCCATCTCATCAATTATTATTACTGACTGATACCTCTCCCTCCCCAGGAAAACGATCAACCTATCCTAACCGAGATAATATTTTACAATGGATTAATGATAGTCCCATTAAAGTTGAATATTGCTGGTTTTTCTTTCAAGGATACGGTATTAATTATCAAGGAGAAGACTACTTACTACCGATCGATAGTAACTTAAACACTATTCCCCAAACAGCTATAAAAGTGCGATCGCTTTTTGAAAAATTACAAAATAGTAGCCAAAATTTACTCATCATTTTAGACTTACAAAATCCTTTAAAAGATGGGAAATTAGGACAAATAACTTTAGATTTAGCTCAGAAAAAAAATATTTCTTTGATTTTTTCTTGTCGTTCCCATGTTTATCAAAGCATTAGTGCAGAAAAAAGTATCTTTATTACTGCCTTAACCGAAGCTTTGCGCTACTATAGTCATCATTTAACCCTTCATAAGTTAGACGCTTACTTCAAAGAAAGATTAAATCCTTCCCATCAAAAGGATTTTCCAGCGATCGCCCTTCCCATTATTATTAGTCCTGAAACGATTCGTCATCAACCCCTATTACCTGCTTCTAAAAAGCCAATACTAGACAATCAAGAAAATCAAGCCCTATCGTTCAAAATTCAACAAAAACCCCATCAAAGCCCTGACCAAAAGCCCACAAGTACCCTAATCTTACCTAAGATCCCATCAACCCCTTTCAAACCCCAACTGTCCTTAAATATCCCTCTGACGCAAACTAACATTAAACCGAGTTCTCCTGCTGCTTCTTTACCTTCTGTTTCCTCAACTGCCACAACAACCCCTGAACCTTCAAAAAAGTCATCCCTAGGAAAATACTGGTTATGGATAGGAGGAATATTAGCAACAACCGCCGTTGTATGGTGGATGTCTCTGAAAATTGGTCAACATCTCAATGCTATCAATTATCAAAAAATTCAAGAAAACCAACAGATTTTAGACTATGGGAAAATTTCCTTAAGTGTGCAACAAGCATCCCAATTTAACCAAGCTATTAGCTATGCACGACAAATTCAACCCCATACAGCCCTGTATCAGCAAGCTCAGGTCAAAATTAACCAATGGAGCCAAATGATCCTAGATATTGCCCAAGGAAGAGCGATTATAGGGGATTTTCAAGGGGCGATCGCAGCCATTAAACTGGTTCCTCCCGATAACCAACAACTTTATAATTTGGCACAACAATCTTTAAAAGAGTGGCAAACCCTCAGTCAACAACAACACGATAATCAAGTTTTAATTGAAGCTGCCCTATCTTTAATTGAACCCAACCAAGCATCATCTTATAATCGAGCCATTAGACTCCTAAAACACTTAGAGAAAAAAGAGTTAGGTTATCATCATGCCCAAAAATTGATTGAACAATTAAGTAAAAACATATATCAATTAGCGCAAACCAGGGCCCAACAAGGACAATTAACCTTAGCCATTGAAACCATTGAATTAGTCCCCAATGATACTCAAGTTTATTCAATGGCACAAGAAGCAAAAATAAACTGGCAACAACATCTTAATCGTACATCTAACTAATACTAGATACTGCACTGTCATTGCGAATGTAGCGGTAGCGGCATGAAGCAATCTCTATGTCTATGGTAAGTAGTCGAACATAAATGTATTTTTTAGATTGCTTCGGGGTATTTTTAGTAACAATCAAAGCTTTAACATCGAGCGAAGTCGAGATGTACTGTTTATATAGCGTTTCTTGGACTCATGAGGTACACCTAATATTTAACTCCTGACTCCTGACTCCTGACTCCTAAAACTAGAAAATGGTGTACCTCACAAGTATGAGAACTGCTATATTACCCCTCGCAATGCGGTGCGACCCCGCGCCTTCGTAATGCACAAGGGAAGGCGCACCAAGACGACAAGTTAAGTCTCTAATAACTTTCGAGAATTGGCATAAGATAGCAATTCCTTTAACTGCCATTCAGCGGAAACCAGCAATCTCAGTAATATTATGCAGTTTATACTTAAACTTAACTCAATCGACCTTTTTTTAGACAAAATTTACTGAATACCGTAAATTAGAAAATCCTTAAATTTACTGTTTTTATTTAATAAATTCATAGGAATAATAGAGGAGTGACCAATATCACTAAATTATCTCCTATTAAATCACTGCTGTTGGTGACTCCCTCTCTGATAATAAGCACCAGGTCTAGCAGGTAAAAACTAGGTCCATATTGTCGTAGTTAGTGCTTTAAGACTACCAGTATTTTATAGTAACTTTAGGACGAAAATTATGAATACAAGATACACAGAAACTTTTTTGTTTCTCTCTCGCCTTTCCCGTAGAAGTAACAAAGGCTTTGCTTTGGGATTTGTGTTAACGGCTGGCGTTCTCATGGCAGCAACCGGGGCTGTTATGTTACTCAGAAGTAGCAGCGAACAAGAAAAAGTTATAGCGCAAGGAGCTACTGCCCAAGGCAAAACCAGTGGAGAAGTTGCTATTGCTAGAGTACAATTTCTTCTCGCTAGATATCCCTTTCTCGCTCAATATGATAGTTCTCAATGGAGCAATGTAGCTAATCCCAGTACAGATATTGGACAAGACTTTGAAGAACACATTGAGATCACAAATAATACAGGTGGTCGAGAAAGTTCTTGTGCAAGTGAAAGTGAAGAAGATAGCAGTGAAGTTTTAACCCCTGAACAACAGCAAGCTGAGATTATTAGCTACGTTGATACATACACATCAGATTTAAGTCCTTATGAGCAATCAGGCCAAAGCAAATGGCAACAAATCGATACCACGAATTCTAGTCAGGTAGATTTCAGACTTATTAGTTATAACGCTCCTGAATCAGTACCAGGTATGGGAGAGTTAAAACTTCAGAGCATGGCGAATCGAGACAAACAATTCAAAGAATCGCCTACTCAATTAACTGTAACTATTCCAGTAAAACAAAATGAGACAACAACGGAAGTTGAAGAAGGAGATACTCCTGGCCTCTGGACTCAACAGGGAAAAGTTATCAAAGGTAGTGGGGGAGGTGGTAATAAACACTGGGCTGCCCATATTTGGGTCAGTGATCCTTGTTATAGTCAGAAACCAGATGATCCAGCAACTTTAGAAGTGTTAGAAGATATAGAAGACGAAACTTTACTCAGTTACAACGGGAAAACCTATAAACCACCTATTGTTAAAGATATGGATTTTCCTGAGTTTCCTGAATTTCCTACTGATCTTCCTGCAAGTCAAGTCAATGTGACTGTCTCAAGTGGCAATGGCAATGGCAATGGCAATGGCAATAAAAAAGCTAGTAGCTATCAAGATAGTTATTTCTCTACTGTTGCCAGTGTGATGAATGGGTTTGTGGATAAAGCATTTACTAAAATTTTCGGTGGTGTTGCTTTAGCTAAAAATGGCAACGGTAAGGGCAAGGGTCTAGTTGATGACATCACTGATACCACGAATGATGTAGTCGATGACATCACTGATACTACAAATGATATAGTCGATGATCTCACGAATACAGAGAATACAAACGATACCACCAATGTTGGTGGCGGGGCTGTTTGTGGAAATAACAGTGCTAATGCTGCCAATGGAAGCGTATTTCCCAGAAATGGAGATACAGGTAAGATAGTCAAAGTCGGCAATGAAGACGTTTGCGTTTATGAATATATCTGGAATCAAACCCCCAGTGATACGACCATTCAAACTGTCAGCCAAGATGGTAAACGTCAAAAGGTAATTTTCTACATAAAAGATGGAGTCGATTTTGATCTCAAAGGCAACGAGAAAATTCTCAAAAACTGTGGGGATTTTGACGACAATGCGGATCTCTGTAGACCAACGGATTTCCAAATATTTGCCCAAGGAACTGGCAATTTTTGTTTAAGTGGTGCTGTGGTTATGGATGCCTTTGTTTTTGCTCCAGAACGTCATTCTGGAGTCAATGGAGGACCAAAAGGAGCCTTGAGAGGAACCATTTGGGTGAAAGGATGGAATACTTCTAGCTGTGGTTCTAATGGTAATCATCTTCACGTTACTCAAACAGGAAACTGGTCAGATTTTTATGGGGTAAAAAACCCTGAAGCCGGTCCGTCCATTGTTATTGGACAACCTGCCACCGTTAAAACTGAAGCCTTTAATCCCGATATATAAATGTAATCCCAATCATTCTTTACCTCTGACTGAAATCACAGTTAGAGGTAGTCCAATTTTTTCGATAATGACTTGTTTCCCAACAATGCTATGAATCTCAAGTTAAAACTATTATTACTCAATCGCAATAACGACCAAGGAATGGCGTTAGCCTTCGCTTTAAGCATCGGTGTAATCATGATGTTAGCCGGAACCATCATGATTGTTCGTTCTCAAACCGATCAAACCCATGTTCAAGCACAACAAAGTACAGCAGAAAGCGTCAGTGCTGCTGAAGTTGGAGCAACCCGTATTTTTTCCTTGCTGAATGAAAACCGTTACCTAGCTATGTATCCTGACTGTAACAGTCGAGACATTAACGGACTGTGTGGCGATACGGGAACTACCCCCAGTTGGGCTAATGCCATTAATGTTCCTAAGCTTACGGTTTGTGAAGAAGGCAAAGCAACAAATGTTCGGGAGATTGCCCTTAACCAAGACTGGCAACCCATCGATCCTAATAATACAAAACAAGGAGAATACCGATTACTGTCTTACGAATATGCTAACCCTGGAATTGCACCTGGGAAGGGTAAATTAACCGTAGAAGGACGAATTCGCGCCCATAACGACTTTACTGGTTCTGTGAGTCAACTGACCGTAGAAATTCCCGTTTCTCCTGGCCCAGTCGAAGGTACGCCTATTCCTGGCGTGTGGTTAAACGATGATCCCACCGATGCCACAGGGAATAACGGGGTTGAAGGAGATGTCTTGATGGGCAACTGTAACTTGACCAAAGAACAACTCGCTGAACTTAATGTGACAGGAACCGATCCTCAAACCGGTCAACCTTACCAAGCCAAGCATACAAATTTAGAATTCCCTGATCCCCCTGAAATTCCCTCCACTGCTATTTATTTAGGGGTAGTTGGAGAAAACAAAGACGGAACATTAGCTGGTATTTCAGGAGACATTACCTTACCCAGAGTGGGAGATACTCCTGTCACCAAAACCATTAACAACAAAACCGTTGAGGTTTATGAATACGAAGTAGAAGAAATTAATTTTGATTCAGGTTCCCATTCTCTAACCATCGAACCTGGCAAAAAAGTCACCCTCTATCTTAACGGCAGCATGATTGTCAAGAGTAACAGTGGCATTATTCATAGTTGTACCAACTCTGACGGAACTCCTATTGCTGGTTGTTTACCCACAGACTTCCAAATTTATGGCCTTGGGGATGCCACTAATACCATTTGCACCGCAGGAAATAAACGCATCGAAGCCTTTATTTTTGCTCCAGAATACATTGTAGGAACGGCTGGCACCGGCGGAGGACAAGGCGGTATTAAAGGGACGATTTGGGCAAAGGAATGGTCCAATAGTAAGTCTTGTGGTTCACAAACGAGTAATACGGCGGTAGTTCAGACCGCAAGATGGGAAGACTTAGGATTAGAACCTAAAAATACCCCTCCTCTATTATCCAATACCTCCAGTTGGAAGCGTAACCAAAGATAAGGGGAAGACTAATTTTATTGTTGTCCAGGTACTTACACCATGAACAAACCACTACTCACCTTACTACTTTGTCCCTCAAAACCAAATAATGATCAAGGTTTTAGTCTTTTTGAAGTTACTATTGCCATCTTAGTGTCCTCAGCCTTTTTGATGGGAACCTTACAAGCAATGACCATTAATGCTGTCATGCAAATTAAATCAGAAAGACAAGCTAAAGCTAACTTTATCATTCAACAAGATATCGAAAAATTACAGGCCGCAGCCAGTAGTATGGATCTTGACTATATCGAAAACAATCTTAACCCCGATGGGAAAAGTAAATCCCAACTTTGCTTTCGTTTTAAAATTCCTAATATGGCAGATGTCCGTTTTGGGGCTGATTTAGTCAAAGAATTGGATGATATTCTAACAAATGACAGCGAACCTAGCACTAAATCTGATCCAGCTATCAATACTAATACAGTTTTTTCCTCTGCTCAAACCTTCAATCAGTTCAAAACTGATGCTGATGGCAATGTTCTTTATACCAATGGTCAACCAGTATTGAATGAACAAAAAGATTCTGTTGAAACGAGCGACAGTAAAAAAGTCGTAGTCCAAATATTAATGAACGACGATATCCTCAACAAAAACTATCGTCTTGTTCGATTAATGACAGTCGATAGCAGCACCAGATACGACGTTTTACAAGTTTATTATCGAGTCGGAGAACCCTATGACCCCAATGATCCCAACCAAACAGATAACGACAGCGACAGACTACGGGATGATCAATCTGGTAGAAAATCAATCATCGCCGAAAATTATACAGAAGTTATTCCGGCCGCTGTTGCTGAGTGCGGTTTCTAATCCCAATCAAGGAGTAACCCTTCTAGAAATCATCATTGCTGCCGTCATTACTGGCATCTTAGCTGCGATCGGCATTCCTAGCTTGATGGGAATGCTACAAGGAGATCAAGTTAAACAAGGGGTTGATCAAATTCAACTGGCCTTACAAGATGCTCAAAAACAAGCCATCCGTAACTCCAAACAATGCACTATTATCATCGATAAAACCGCCACTCCCCCTACCATTGACATCAAAGATCCCCATCTTCCTAATAATCAAGGTTGTTTAGGTTCGGTTGAGCGAACATTACCTAACAATGTGGTTATGACTGGCAATTTTACCAACAATGAGGTCAGTTTTTCTTTTAAAGGGAATACAACAACAATGGGTACCATTGTCGTCAAACCGGCTAAAGGTGGCGGGGAAAAAAGATGTTTAGTCATGGGTTTAGGACTAGGCCTTATGAGAACAGGAATTTACGATTCAAGCGCATCTGATAATCCTCCTAGTGCGACTAATTGCAAGAAAGTAACAGACAGTTAAGAAAAAATCATGTTAAAAATCTATTTAAAACTCTTACAAAAATATCGTCCTTCTGCTGGCTGGACTTTAGCAGAATTAATCATTGCATCCGCCATGACTTTGATCGTGGTTATGGTAGCAGGGTTTAGTTTAGTGACTATTTTACGGGAAAACAAAGTGGCTAATGCTACAGGCCAAATGCAATATGACATGAATAG from Crocosphaera subtropica ATCC 51142 includes these protein-coding regions:
- a CDS encoding caspase family protein, with the protein product MNNFRAICIGIEDYLHYQPLNGSENSAQALYRYFFEEANIPSHQLLLLTDTSPSPGKRSTYPNRDNILQWINDSPIKVEYCWFFFQGYGINYQGEDYLLPIDSNLNTIPQTAIKVRSLFEKLQNSSQNLLIILDLQNPLKDGKLGQITLDLAQKKNISLIFSCRSHVYQSISAEKSIFITALTEALRYYSHHLTLHKLDAYFKERLNPSHQKDFPAIALPIIISPETIRHQPLLPASKKPILDNQENQALSFKIQQKPHQSPDQKPTSTLILPKIPSTPFKPQLSLNIPLTQTNIKPSSPAASLPSVSSTATTTPEPSKKSSLGKYWLWIGGILATTAVVWWMSLKIGQHLNAINYQKIQENQQILDYGKISLSVQQASQFNQAISYARQIQPHTALYQQAQVKINQWSQMILDIAQGRAIIGDFQGAIAAIKLVPPDNQQLYNLAQQSLKEWQTLSQQQHDNQVLIEAALSLIEPNQASSYNRAIRLLKHLEKKELGYHHAQKLIEQLSKNIYQLAQTRAQQGQLTLAIETIELVPNDTQVYSMAQEAKINWQQHLNRTSN
- a CDS encoding DUF7305 domain-containing protein, which gives rise to MNLKLKLLLLNRNNDQGMALAFALSIGVIMMLAGTIMIVRSQTDQTHVQAQQSTAESVSAAEVGATRIFSLLNENRYLAMYPDCNSRDINGLCGDTGTTPSWANAINVPKLTVCEEGKATNVREIALNQDWQPIDPNNTKQGEYRLLSYEYANPGIAPGKGKLTVEGRIRAHNDFTGSVSQLTVEIPVSPGPVEGTPIPGVWLNDDPTDATGNNGVEGDVLMGNCNLTKEQLAELNVTGTDPQTGQPYQAKHTNLEFPDPPEIPSTAIYLGVVGENKDGTLAGISGDITLPRVGDTPVTKTINNKTVEVYEYEVEEINFDSGSHSLTIEPGKKVTLYLNGSMIVKSNSGIIHSCTNSDGTPIAGCLPTDFQIYGLGDATNTICTAGNKRIEAFIFAPEYIVGTAGTGGGQGGIKGTIWAKEWSNSKSCGSQTSNTAVVQTARWEDLGLEPKNTPPLLSNTSSWKRNQR
- a CDS encoding type IV pilus modification PilV family protein → MNKPLLTLLLCPSKPNNDQGFSLFEVTIAILVSSAFLMGTLQAMTINAVMQIKSERQAKANFIIQQDIEKLQAAASSMDLDYIENNLNPDGKSKSQLCFRFKIPNMADVRFGADLVKELDDILTNDSEPSTKSDPAINTNTVFSSAQTFNQFKTDADGNVLYTNGQPVLNEQKDSVETSDSKKVVVQILMNDDILNKNYRLVRLMTVDSSTRYDVLQVYYRVGEPYDPNDPNQTDNDSDRLRDDQSGRKSIIAENYTEVIPAAVAECGF
- a CDS encoding pilus assembly FimT family protein yields the protein MLSAVSNPNQGVTLLEIIIAAVITGILAAIGIPSLMGMLQGDQVKQGVDQIQLALQDAQKQAIRNSKQCTIIIDKTATPPTIDIKDPHLPNNQGCLGSVERTLPNNVVMTGNFTNNEVSFSFKGNTTTMGTIVVKPAKGGGEKRCLVMGLGLGLMRTGIYDSSASDNPPSATNCKKVTDS